The Acidiferrobacterales bacterium genome segment TTCACATGGCGCACCGACCGCTTCCTGCGCCAACCCTCACCCGTCTACCTCGTAGAGGAGCATGTGACCCGCTACCTTGAGAGTATCCAGTGCGAATCAATCCTGATTCGATCCAAGGATGGAATCATACTGAATTGGGAAGCTCTGCGGGGCCGGGAGAAATACCTTGATCGGCTAACCGTGATCGACATCGAGGGAGGACATCATTGCCATATGGACCTGCCAGAAATCGTCGCACATTATGTCTTGCCATTTCTCAGCGGCTGATTTGTGTTGGATTTCATATCGGAGCATGATGCATAATTGAACTCATCGTTGCGCGGTCGCAACATCATCAGTACGGACAATTGTGATGAAACTGTTTGACTATCTTGCCAACGACAAGTTCAGAAAACGCTTCAAGCGACTTGGTGTGATCGCATTCCTATTCTTTCTGATCAAAGGATTGCTGTGGCTGATCATTCCCGGATTGCTCATTTATTTTGGATACTCCGGCCTTGACTGGTAGCAACAGACACAGTCAAACTGCGAACGGGCAGATACAAACCTGATAAAATTTTACTTGACCGATTTTCCAGTTGATTGCCTGAAAGGTAAACCACCGCCCATCATGCCTGCAGCAAAGAAGAAGATGTATCGCGTTCTGTTCCATAACCAGTCGAAGGTGTATGAACTTTACGCCCGGCGTGTCGTGCAAAGCGATATATTCGCGTTTCTTGAGGTCGGGGATATCGTTTTTGGCGAACAGTCGAAGTTGGTCGTCAACCCCGGCGAAGAACAGCTGAAAACCCAATTCAGCGGCGTCAACCGAACCTACATTCCCGTCCATTCGGTCATCCGCATCGATGAGGTTGAAAAGGAAGGTTCGGCGAAAATCCACGCCAGCGGAGAAAAGGGCGTCGTTACGCCGTTCCCCCTGCCCTACACACCGCCTGAAGGCGTATCCAGCGAATAACTCGAACTTCTTCTTGGGAGATTCAGCCCTGCGAGGCTGAATGATCAGTCGGCGACTTTCTGATTGGGCTCAATCGCTGTGCTTTTCGTCGTCGCTCGGGTCTTGGTCCAACTGCCTTAGTGAATGGACACTTTGCTCCAGAAGATAATCACCGTCGCTGTCGTCAGACGCACACAGTTCAACTACACCCTCAGCCACTGCCTGATGCAACTGCTTCTGACGTTGGTCAATCTGGCTGAGTAAAGACACGGTGTCGATAAAGTGGGATCGTACGTTTGACCGGTATTCATTCATTTCGGTCTGCAATTTTTCAAGCTGCTGTTTGGCACCGTTGTTCTTGCTCTGAGTGCGGGCAATCATATATCCGACGATGCCACCACCGAAAACTCCGATGACCAGCGCCAGTATGATGTTGGGGGTAAATTCCACAGCAATTACAAATGGGTATGATTGGCGGCTAACTCAGTAATTCTCTGACAATGAAGCGGCTGAACGCCCGATCGCAGTGATCCGGGATACTATGCCACCACAAAACACATCAATTCTATATTGTTGAAAGTCACAATAAATTCATAGACCTGCGTATGCCATCGGTCGCAGCTTACGCCTTATGACTACTCGCATTATACGCAAGTGATACCGAATTGCACGAAGTACCTTTTTCCCAAAACGGCAAGTGATGAAATGTAATGTGCACTCAGATTTGCAGACACAGTGAATCGTGAGATCGGAGTCATTCATACAACGGTCTTTCTCACCCTTGTATGAATCGATCTGCCGATTGGTGCTTAAACATCGAACGTAAACATCTCTATCTGACATCTGATCGTTCACGCGACACCAAAAGGTCTATCGCCGAAATCATCGCCATGCTGTGATCGCGCCCTGCCAGGTTGTCGACGAGTTCAAGCCTTAGCGGACGCACTTTTCTTTGCAGATGATAATCTTTGATCTGTCCCCCCCCCCCGAATAAAATCAAAAAAAGCCTTGTGTTTCCGGCGCGGATCGTCAGTTTCCTCCGATATCGCATAAAAATAACGGTACCCCAATTCCCGCAGTTTTGCGGTTACCCGCTTTCCCTTCTCTATTTGCGATTCGTAATGCCCTTCCATTGCAATAATCGGCAGTACTGCAGACAGAAAATCGGATGCTCCGTCAATCATCTCGCATTCATGATCTTCGACATCAATCTTGACAAAAGAAACATCATTCAACTCAAGCGGCTTCACCAACGAATCAAGCTTGTCCACTGAAATTGTTGTACTGCCATGTCGGTCGGTAATATAAGATCCACCAATGTTGTGAGAATTAATCTGAAAATTCAATTTACCTGAAGCATCAGACAAACCTAATTCCACAACCTCAATTGGTTGTCCTACAGAATTTGCCCGTAACAATCCCGCCACCATTGGATTAGGTTCAAACGCCACTACCCTCTCGAAATGCTTCGCAAAGAAGACCGCGTGGTTGCCGATATTCGCACCAATATCCAAGGCTGTCGTATGATGCGGAAGATGTGGAAACACATCACGGGAGAGAAGGGCAAGTTCCGATCTTTCGAAACCTCCGTTACACGTTATGGAATTGGAAATGAGATCACCTAAGAATACAGCGCGGACAGACGAAACAAGTACTTCCTTCTGATACCACCGCACGAATTTTTTCGTACAGCTGCGCAGTAGTCTATACCTGAGATACAGCCTTAGATTGGCAAGGTATCGCAATGCACGATTCAAAACAGTCATGGTTCAGAAAAATATGAGACTTGGAGATACTTTCTCAAGTTCGTCCAGTGCTTGAGCAACTGTACCCACCCCCAATAACACCGATGATAAACTACTCGGCTGGTAAATCCCACAGCCTTTGGGTGACTCGCGTAATCCGAAATCCAATCAACCCAGAAGTCCTCACCCGAAACTTTCGGATCAGAAATCCAACTTGTTGGTATTCGGCCACTTGGGGTCGTCAATGCTGATATCCCCGATTTCGGCTGCGAATGCGTCAGCCACCAAGTCCGCTACGTTGCTGCCAGTCAGAGTCAGCAGAAATGCTTCCAAGTCATCGATTTCAGATTCAGTTAAATTCAGTGGACGGATGAACGGTGACAGCAGTTCGTTGGCAATGCCGCCTTCGTTGTAAAACTCAATGACTTCCCTCAGGGTGTTGAACTGCCCGTTATGCATATACGGTGCGGTCAACGTAATGTTTCGAAGAGTCTGAGTGCGGAACTTCCAGCGATCATTCGGATTTTCGGTAATTCGATACAAGCCCAGGTCATTGGTGTTTCTGTTTCTTGAGACAGACAGAATGGTCTGATTGGGAACATCCGCAAAAATGCCCGGTGCCAACTGTACCCGCGTGGTTCGACTGTCCGTTGAGGAAGGCTGACCGGCTGATACCGCATATCCGAGCCCGGTGTTGTGAAAGTCATGGTCAACGAACAATGCATGGTCTTCCCCAACCCTGTGACAGACGATGCACTGCCCCTTCCCGGAGAATACACCAAAGCCCTTCTTTGCAGATTCACTGATCGCATCGGCCTGTCCACCAAAATACCAGCGATCAAAAGGCGCATCGCCCGAAAGCAAAACCCTTTGGTAACTAGCGAGTGCAAATCCGATCGTCGCGATGTCCGGACCGCGATTGTCAAATGCCGCCTCAAACAAACCATCGTAATCCTGAATTTGCTGAATTTTCCTGATGACATACCCAATCGACGGGGCGGCCATTTCATTTCTGGCAGTGATCGGCTGCCAGACCTGGTTCTCAAGACTGATTTCCCGGCCATCGAGAAAAAGGTTTTCCTGGTAGGCTACGTTGTATAGCGTGGGAGAATTGCGCAGAACCGAACGTCCCTCAACGCCGACAGCGGTGGCGAGTTCATTGTTTGTAAATCCCTGTTCAGGAATATGACAGACCGCACACGACAGCGTGTTGTTGATCGACAGCCGGCGGTCAAAAAACAGCTTCCGGCCGAGATCGATCTTTTCGCGCGTGATGGGATTGTCCTCGGGGAACACAACCTGCGGCAGACCCAGAGGAGGATTCTCCACGTAGCGCATGAGGTCTTTCTTGACACCGCGCCTTTCCAGCAGACTTCTGGAATCAGTGCGATACTCTTCGCTCTCGTAACCTTCCTTGACGTCACCCGGCCCGAAAGCCTGGCTGGCATCAAATTGCTGATCGGAATCCAGTTCTCCACTGGTGCTCGACAATGCCGGCAACACAACCAGCAGGCACAACAATCCGCCGACTGACCAATAACCGAACGGCAAAAATCTGGATTTGCACCTCATCGGACATTATTCCGATTTGGATTCCAGCAACAGCGTATCCAAGTCGTTCATCAGAATGTCGGGGTGCAGAAACGAGACACTGTAGATATTGCGAACATCCCGCTTTTTGTCGATCAGGTAGACCCGGAGCATATGCACATACTCGTCCATGTGCACACCATGCTCATCATGAGGCTTGACTGCGAACTGACCATAGCCGTCCAGTATCGGCTGCAAGTCAGTTTGACTGTCTGTTGTCAGAAATTCCCAGTCGACACCGCCTCGATGGAACGACTTTGCCACGCCGGAAATGATTTCCGGCTTGTCAAATTCAGGATCGAATGAAACCGTCAGCAAGGCAACCTCTTCAGCCAGTTCCGGACGTTGATTGATCCTGGACTGGACCTTGTAAAGCACTGCGTTCGCCAGCGGACATCCATTGACATCCGTACAGCGGGTGAAAATGAAACTGAGAAAAACAAACCGATCGGACATGAGATCATGCAGACTCGCCATGGATCGATCACCCTTGACCACCGTACCATCGGTGGCGGGCATGATCACCGGCAACTGGTAAGTTCCGGCAGCAGGCGGTTCGTAGGGCAGTTCACCCCAACCGGGCCCCCTGGACGCGGAATGAACCAGAGCAGTCGTACACGTCAAACTCAGTACCGCCATCAACAAGATCCGTCTGCAACGTACAGAGTTCATTGTGTCGACTGCCCCCAAGAGATCTTCTGATCTCAATGCTGTTCCGATCGGTTTACGGCAATCCTGGACCGGATCAGTTCAATCCACCGTTGACTCTGATTGCGTCAACTTTCGCAAACTTGGAATTCGGGTTGACTTTCCCGTAAATCGAGTATGAGCCGAACCGCATCTGGTGAGCCCGTCCGAGTCCTTCCGCATAGAAGTCGACGGTCCACTTGTGCGTCAGTTTTTCGCCATCCCAATGATAAAGCTTTACATACTGCTCATCATCATCTCCGAGCTTGTCCCAATTGCCCAACAGCGAGCTTGAGAAATAAACCCGTTCGCCGTCCCAGCTCTGCGACACCATATTGATTTGCTTGCCGATCACTTCCTCGTATGTCTGCTTTGGCGCATGTGGATCCGAGATGTCAAAATATCGTGCCTTCCCCTCAAGGAAAGTATCGACCCACAGACCCTTGTCATCGGATGTGATGGAAATGTCAACTGGCAACGGTACCGATGAGGGATCGCCTATGTCGGCTACCGCTTTGGCTTGCCACTCACCCTGATCGTCTTCGTAGATCAGCCAGATTTGAGAGGTCAATGCTGTACTGGTGAAACAGTATCGATTGTCCGCACCCCAGGCACAGCGGATCTCGAGCGGTGTACCCGGAACATCAAGCACCTTTTTGGGCTTTCTCGCATGCATGTCCCACACAATCATGGTGTTCCCGAATCGTTTCATCGCCGCACCATCCTGCAACATCTGACCGAAGTCCATCATGTAGTTCGACCAGCCGGTGAAGGAGGAGGTCAACATGATGTTCAGGTCTGCCTTCACACGAACATCGTAGCCGTATCCATCAGCAAACTGGCCTGACTTGACAGCACCGCGCAAATCGGAGTCCGTTGGCATCCAATGGGTCGCGACATATTCGCCGGCATTGTTGTATTCTGCCATTCCGGTACGCCCGCCATGATCCACATTATTGGACAGTGCGGTGACCATCATGCGACCAGGCAGCGCATAGAACGTATGCGGCCCGACCAATCCACCGGACTTCTCTGTGAAATCAGTAACAACCTTGTGCAGAGTCGGCTTGCGCGGATCGCTGTGAATGTCGAATATAAAAATCTGATTGGTATCCAGACCGCCCGCCCAGAGGTACTTGCGGTCATCCGACAGTCCTGAATGATGTGCCTCATTTCGACCGCCGACCGACAGGACATTGACCACCGAGCCATAAGACTCGGAACTTGGATTTGCATCTATCGTGACCAACTTGTCCTGCTCGTCTCCAACACCTTCGACTCCCAGTGTCCAGACATATACGTAGTCTTCCTGACCGGTAATCTTGGCGATATACGGAGACATGCATGTCTCGTCAGCTTGTGCATTAGACACTGATGCCAATGGTATTACCGACGCAATGACTAAACTTATGATTCGCTTCATCGAATTCTTCCTCCAATTTTTTCCAAACTTGCTACTTTCCAGTATGATGCCGAATGCATCGTATCAAAAATGCCCTTATATCGTATTGTTGCAGCCATAAGCAAGTATGTACCCTGGCTCATTGGAAATGAGGCTTTGCAGCCAATGAGGCACGAACCCACACACAAAAACAATATT includes the following:
- a CDS encoding DUF1820 family protein, whose amino-acid sequence is MTDFPVDCLKGKPPPIMPAAKKKMYRVLFHNQSKVYELYARRVVQSDIFAFLEVGDIVFGEQSKLVVNPGEEQLKTQFSGVNRTYIPVHSVIRIDEVEKEGSAKIHASGEKGVVTPFPLPYTPPEGVSSE
- a CDS encoding DUF1043 family protein; this encodes MEFTPNIILALVIGVFGGGIVGYMIARTQSKNNGAKQQLEKLQTEMNEYRSNVRSHFIDTVSLLSQIDQRQKQLHQAVAEGVVELCASDDSDGDYLLEQSVHSLRQLDQDPSDDEKHSD
- a CDS encoding FkbM family methyltransferase; this encodes MDIGANIGNHAVFFAKHFERVVAFEPNPMVAGLLRANSVGQPIEVVELGLSDASGKLNFQINSHNIGGSYITDRHGSTTISVDKLDSLVKPLELNDVSFVKIDVEDHECEMIDGASDFLSAVLPIIAMEGHYESQIEKGKRVTAKLRELGYRYFYAISEETDDPRRKHKAFFDFIRGGGTDQRLSSAKKSASAKA
- a CDS encoding SCO family protein gives rise to the protein MNSVRCRRILLMAVLSLTCTTALVHSASRGPGWGELPYEPPAAGTYQLPVIMPATDGTVVKGDRSMASLHDLMSDRFVFLSFIFTRCTDVNGCPLANAVLYKVQSRINQRPELAEEVALLTVSFDPEFDKPEIISGVAKSFHRGGVDWEFLTTDSQTDLQPILDGYGQFAVKPHDEHGVHMDEYVHMLRVYLIDKKRDVRNIYSVSFLHPDILMNDLDTLLLESKSE